In a single window of the Longimicrobium sp. genome:
- the galK gene encoding galactokinase, giving the protein MTSNDSLQATVVRAFEERFGEPPAAVVRAPGRVNLIGEHTDYNEGFVLPMAIDRAVWIALRPRSDRVVSVHSLDFGEERSFDIGHLASSGNGWIEYLQAMAWALQKKDRGLVGWEGVTAGDVPIGAGLSSSAALELATARAFAAMAGFAWNPREMAQLAQRAENEWVGVYCGIMDQMISASGRAGHALLIDCRSLDTRAVPLPPGTSVVILDTATRRGLVDSAYNERRRHCEQAAGVLHVRALRDVTPEAFEARAGEIEPVMRRRARHVVTEIARTVEAAGALERGDATTVGRLMDASHASLRDDFEVSRAELDTIVELAQAHPGCYGARMTGAGFGGCAVALVRAESAPDFAQTVADEYRARAGLEPRVYVCSASDGASVEALTPTLSR; this is encoded by the coding sequence ATGACGAGCAACGACTCCCTCCAGGCCACCGTGGTGCGCGCGTTCGAGGAGCGCTTCGGCGAGCCGCCCGCCGCGGTGGTGCGCGCGCCCGGACGGGTGAACCTGATCGGCGAGCACACGGACTACAACGAGGGCTTCGTCCTTCCCATGGCCATCGACCGCGCCGTGTGGATCGCCCTCCGCCCCCGCAGCGACCGCGTCGTCTCCGTCCACTCGCTGGACTTCGGCGAAGAGCGGTCGTTCGACATCGGCCACCTGGCCAGCAGCGGGAACGGGTGGATCGAGTACCTGCAGGCGATGGCGTGGGCGCTCCAGAAAAAGGACCGCGGCCTCGTGGGCTGGGAGGGCGTCACCGCCGGCGACGTGCCCATCGGCGCCGGCCTCTCGTCCAGCGCGGCGCTGGAGCTGGCTACCGCGCGCGCCTTCGCGGCGATGGCGGGCTTCGCCTGGAACCCGCGCGAGATGGCGCAGCTCGCCCAGCGCGCGGAGAACGAGTGGGTGGGCGTCTACTGCGGGATCATGGACCAGATGATCTCCGCCTCCGGCCGCGCGGGGCACGCGCTGCTGATCGACTGCCGCTCGCTCGATACGCGCGCCGTCCCCCTGCCGCCGGGGACCTCGGTGGTGATTCTGGACACCGCCACCCGGCGCGGTCTGGTGGACTCGGCGTACAACGAGCGGCGGCGGCACTGCGAGCAGGCGGCCGGCGTGCTGCACGTCCGTGCCCTCCGCGACGTGACGCCGGAAGCCTTCGAGGCCCGCGCCGGCGAGATCGAGCCGGTGATGCGCCGCCGCGCCCGCCACGTGGTCACCGAGATCGCGCGCACCGTGGAGGCCGCGGGCGCGCTGGAGCGCGGCGACGCCACCACCGTGGGCCGCCTGATGGACGCCAGCCACGCCTCGCTCCGCGACGACTTCGAGGTCTCGCGCGCGGAGCTGGACACCATCGTGGAGCTGGCCCAGGCGCACCCCGGCTGCTACGGCGCGCGCATGACCGGCGCCGGCTTCGGCGGCTGCGCCGTGGCCCTGGTTCGCGCCGAATCCGCCCCCGATTTCGCGCAGACCGTGGCCGACGAGTACCGCGCCCGCGCCGGCCTGGAGCCGCGCGTCTACGTCTGCTCCGCGTCGGACGGGGCGAGCGTGGAGGCCCTCACCCCGACCCTCTCCCGATAA
- the galE gene encoding UDP-glucose 4-epimerase GalE: protein MRVLVTGGAGYIGSAAVVELLEAGHEVTVFDDLSQGHREALHPAAAFVNGTLADRAAIDRALAEHRPEGILHFASHTLVGESMEKPFLYLGDNVRCGLNLMESAAAHGVRRFILSSTANLFGIPDRIPIDETAPITPGSPYGEGKYILERMLHWMDDRFGMRYAALRYFNAAGAVSPDLGEDHHPETHLIPLVLQVALGQRERVMVFGDDYNTPDGTCVRDYVHVSDLAQAHVLALHALDDGSRTYNLGNGRGFSVREVIETARAVTGHPIPAGVSPRRPGDPAVLVAASDRIRAELGWAPRHPELRGIIESAWAWHRSHPHGYAPAP from the coding sequence ATGAGGGTGCTGGTGACGGGCGGCGCCGGCTACATCGGCAGCGCCGCGGTGGTGGAGCTGCTCGAGGCGGGGCACGAGGTGACCGTCTTCGACGACCTGTCGCAGGGGCACCGCGAGGCGCTCCACCCCGCCGCCGCCTTCGTGAACGGCACCCTGGCGGACCGCGCCGCGATCGACCGTGCGCTGGCGGAGCACCGGCCGGAGGGGATCCTCCACTTCGCGTCGCACACGCTGGTGGGCGAGTCGATGGAGAAGCCCTTCCTGTACCTGGGCGACAACGTGCGCTGCGGGCTGAACCTGATGGAGAGCGCCGCCGCGCACGGAGTGCGGCGCTTCATCCTCTCCTCCACCGCCAACCTGTTCGGCATCCCGGACCGCATCCCCATCGACGAGACGGCGCCCATCACCCCCGGCAGCCCGTACGGCGAGGGGAAGTACATCCTGGAGAGGATGCTGCACTGGATGGACGACCGCTTCGGGATGCGCTACGCCGCGCTGCGCTACTTCAACGCCGCAGGCGCCGTGTCGCCCGACCTGGGGGAGGACCACCATCCGGAGACGCACCTGATCCCCCTGGTTCTGCAGGTGGCGCTGGGGCAGCGCGAGCGGGTGATGGTCTTCGGCGACGACTACAACACGCCGGACGGCACCTGCGTGCGCGACTACGTGCACGTGAGCGACCTGGCGCAGGCGCACGTGCTGGCGCTGCACGCGCTGGACGACGGAAGCCGCACCTACAACCTGGGGAACGGCCGCGGATTCAGCGTGCGCGAGGTGATCGAGACCGCGCGCGCCGTCACCGGCCACCCCATACCCGCCGGCGTGAGCCCGCGCCGCCCCGGCGACCCCGCGGTGCTGGTGGCCGCGAGCGACCGCATCCGCGCGGAGCTGGGGTGGGCGCCGCGCCACCCGGAGCTGCGCGGCATCATCGAGAGCGCGTGGGCCTGGCACCGGTCGCACCCGCACGGCTACGCCCCCGCCCCCTGA
- a CDS encoding UDP-glucose--hexose-1-phosphate uridylyltransferase, with amino-acid sequence MELSHDLPGALREQPHRRFNPLTGEWVLVSPHRALRPWQGQVEDLAPVHRPAHDPACYLCPGNERAGGHRNPEYTGVFVFDNDFAALRPGAEPAEMDVAGLLVARAEPGVCRVICFSPRHDLSLPDLELAAMRGVVDVWAEEYARLGSRPEIGHVQIFENKGEMMGCSNPHPHGQIWAQESVPQAPARETQRMGEHWERHSRTLLADYLRLEEASGERVVLANDVFVALVPFWAVWPFETLVVARRPVPSLPELDDAERDGLADILGRLTRRYDNLFGVSFPYSAGVHQAPTDGRPHPEWHLHMHFYPPLLRSATVKKFMVGYEMLGEPQRDVTPESSAERLRALPETRGAR; translated from the coding sequence ATGGAGCTTTCACACGATCTGCCCGGCGCGCTCCGCGAGCAGCCGCACCGGCGCTTCAACCCGCTGACCGGGGAGTGGGTGCTGGTGTCGCCGCACCGCGCGCTGCGGCCGTGGCAGGGGCAGGTGGAGGATCTCGCGCCCGTCCACCGCCCGGCGCACGACCCCGCGTGCTACCTGTGCCCCGGCAACGAGCGCGCGGGCGGCCACCGCAACCCGGAGTACACGGGCGTCTTCGTCTTCGACAACGACTTCGCCGCGCTGCGCCCCGGCGCGGAGCCGGCGGAGATGGACGTGGCCGGCCTGCTGGTGGCGCGCGCCGAGCCGGGGGTGTGCCGCGTGATCTGCTTCTCGCCGCGACACGACCTTTCGCTCCCGGATCTGGAGCTCGCGGCCATGCGCGGCGTGGTGGACGTGTGGGCGGAGGAGTACGCGCGCCTCGGCAGCCGCCCGGAGATCGGCCACGTGCAGATCTTTGAGAACAAGGGCGAGATGATGGGCTGCAGCAACCCGCATCCCCACGGCCAGATCTGGGCGCAGGAGTCGGTGCCGCAGGCTCCTGCCCGCGAGACGCAGCGGATGGGCGAGCACTGGGAGCGCCATAGCCGCACCCTGCTGGCCGACTACCTGCGCCTGGAGGAGGCGAGCGGCGAGCGGGTGGTGCTCGCCAACGATGTCTTCGTCGCCCTAGTCCCCTTCTGGGCGGTGTGGCCGTTCGAGACGCTGGTCGTCGCCCGCCGCCCCGTGCCCTCGCTGCCGGAGCTGGACGATGCGGAGCGCGACGGGCTGGCGGACATCCTGGGGCGGCTCACGCGGCGCTACGACAACCTGTTCGGCGTCTCCTTTCCGTATTCGGCCGGGGTGCACCAGGCGCCCACCGACGGCCGCCCGCACCCGGAGTGGCACCTCCACATGCACTTCTACCCGCCTCTTCTGCGCTCGGCCACCGTCAAGAAGTTCATGGTGGGCTACGAGATGCTGGGCGAGCCGCAGCGCGACGTCACCCCGGAGAGCAGCGCCGAGCGCCTGCGCGCCCTCCCCGAGACGCGGGGCGCGCGATGA
- a CDS encoding glycoside hydrolase family 43 protein, whose product MLARNGTALLAFALLGACTPPPAATPAPSAAACTFANPVARGADPWVELSDGWYYMAQSKNPEGQNSSVWVFRSRKLIDPMRDSVRVWTSPDSGWNQTHVWAPEIRRVDGRWYIYYAAGRPGPADAPFIYQRAGVLRATGDNPQGAWEDLGQLDTGGELSTRADDVWAIDFTVHRLNGQLYGFWSGWENNTPLARTPQYIYVARMSDPHTISGPRAQISAPTESWERRVDPKDGLDLNEGPQILERNGQVFIIYSTRESWTPAYRLGQLRLNSPTADPMQRSSWTKSGPVFAAANGVHGPGHNGFTKSPDGTEDWIIYHAKVDTLPNWNRVIRAQRFTWRADGSPEFGEPVASGVRMRVPSGEPCDR is encoded by the coding sequence ATGCTCGCCCGCAATGGGACCGCCCTGCTCGCCTTCGCCCTGCTCGGCGCGTGCACGCCGCCGCCCGCGGCCACTCCGGCGCCATCGGCCGCCGCGTGCACGTTCGCCAACCCCGTGGCGCGGGGGGCGGACCCGTGGGTGGAGCTGAGCGACGGCTGGTACTACATGGCGCAGTCCAAGAACCCCGAGGGGCAAAATAGCAGCGTGTGGGTCTTCCGGTCGAGGAAGCTCATCGATCCCATGCGCGACAGCGTGCGCGTGTGGACGTCGCCGGACAGCGGCTGGAACCAGACGCACGTGTGGGCCCCCGAGATCCGCCGCGTGGACGGCCGCTGGTACATCTACTACGCCGCAGGCCGCCCCGGCCCCGCCGACGCGCCGTTCATCTACCAGCGCGCGGGGGTACTGCGCGCCACGGGCGATAATCCGCAGGGCGCGTGGGAGGACCTCGGCCAGCTCGACACCGGCGGCGAGCTCTCCACGCGAGCGGACGACGTGTGGGCGATCGACTTCACGGTGCACCGGCTGAACGGGCAGCTCTACGGCTTCTGGTCCGGGTGGGAGAACAACACGCCGCTGGCCCGCACGCCGCAGTACATCTACGTGGCGCGCATGTCCGACCCGCACACCATCAGCGGGCCGCGCGCGCAGATCTCCGCCCCCACCGAGAGCTGGGAGCGGCGCGTGGACCCGAAAGATGGGCTGGACCTGAACGAGGGGCCGCAGATCCTGGAGCGCAACGGGCAGGTCTTCATCATCTACTCCACGCGTGAGTCGTGGACGCCGGCGTACCGCCTGGGCCAGCTTCGCCTCAACAGCCCCACGGCGGATCCCATGCAGCGCTCGAGCTGGACCAAGAGCGGCCCCGTGTTCGCCGCGGCCAACGGGGTGCACGGGCCGGGTCACAACGGCTTCACGAAGTCGCCGGACGGCACGGAGGACTGGATCATCTACCACGCCAAGGTCGACACGCTCCCCAACTGGAACCGCGTGATCCGCGCACAGCGCTTCACCTGGCGGGCGGACGGGTCGCCGGAGTTCGGGGAGCCGGTCGCGTCCGGGGTGCGGATGCGTGTGCCGTCGGGCGAGCCGTGTGACCGCTGA
- a CDS encoding family 43 glycosylhydrolase has translation MHSPELFAAPASYRPLFAEDADQGDPYLLAIPDGVAAEFRYYVYVTRDETSDGRGGVASAGAFPAFGSNDLARWHPLGPTLRGDATRHAYWAPCVRYVPGLPRPYVMLYSHGIGIGEEAHIGHVIRRADSEHPEGPFVDSGHVLTPDTDFAIDADVYSAPDGTLRMAYATDFTDDEPYGTGIVEVAVSDDLTRTLSPPALLARPSELWHIFDPVRRLPWKTIPGVDWSTDRVVWSTVEGPVGGLVSPGGRRVYLYSGGCYFGFYAVGALVEDDEGRLVNVTRGDRRFVLHTMPEHGFYAPGHCAWFRTPDGREWLVTHARFGSPTAPRNATLVELRWDEDDLPYCPPPES, from the coding sequence ATGCATTCCCCAGAGCTTTTTGCGGCGCCGGCCAGCTACCGGCCCCTCTTTGCGGAAGACGCCGACCAGGGCGATCCGTACCTGCTCGCCATCCCGGACGGGGTGGCGGCGGAATTCCGCTACTACGTCTACGTCACGCGCGACGAGACCAGCGACGGGCGCGGCGGCGTGGCTTCGGCGGGCGCCTTTCCCGCGTTCGGCTCGAACGACCTCGCCCGCTGGCACCCGTTGGGCCCCACCCTGCGCGGCGACGCCACCCGCCACGCGTACTGGGCGCCGTGCGTGCGCTACGTCCCCGGCCTGCCGCGCCCGTACGTCATGCTGTACTCGCACGGCATCGGCATCGGCGAGGAGGCGCACATCGGCCACGTCATCCGCCGCGCGGACAGCGAGCATCCGGAGGGTCCCTTCGTGGACAGCGGCCACGTGCTGACGCCGGACACCGACTTCGCCATCGACGCGGACGTGTACTCCGCGCCCGACGGCACGCTGCGGATGGCATACGCCACCGACTTCACGGACGACGAGCCGTACGGCACCGGCATCGTGGAGGTCGCGGTGAGCGATGACCTCACGCGCACCCTCTCGCCCCCCGCCCTGCTCGCGCGCCCGTCCGAGCTCTGGCACATCTTCGACCCGGTCCGCCGCCTGCCGTGGAAGACGATCCCCGGCGTGGACTGGAGCACCGACCGTGTCGTGTGGAGCACGGTGGAGGGGCCGGTGGGAGGCCTCGTGTCTCCGGGCGGCCGGCGCGTCTACCTGTACAGCGGCGGCTGCTACTTCGGCTTCTACGCCGTGGGCGCGCTCGTCGAGGACGACGAGGGCCGGCTGGTGAACGTGACCCGCGGCGACCGGCGCTTCGTGCTCCACACCATGCCGGAGCACGGCTTCTACGCTCCCGGCCACTGCGCCTGGTTCCGCACCCCCGACGGGCGCGAATGGCTCGTCACCCACGCCCGCTTCGGCTCCCCCACGGCGCCGCGCAACGCCACGCTCGTGGAGCTGCGCTGGGATGAGGACGATCTGCCGTACTGCCCGCCGCCGGAGTCCTAG
- a CDS encoding glycoside hydrolase family 43 protein — MQRFQPPVLALLALAACATPAPRATDAGTYTNPVLDVDFPDPTVIRAADGMYYAYATQGERDGTPVNIQVARSGDLVAWERLGDALPAKPRWASETQDFWAPHVSEHGGTYYLYYSAKPDAAVRDTSRGLCLAVATARRPEGPFVDKGEPLQCGRSFINIDPMAFDDPATGKRLLYWGSGFGPIKVQELAADRVSFAPGSSPVELVHTVPTSDSTDYQRLVEGAWVRYRAPFYYLFYSGDNCCGPRAHYAAMVARSRSATGPFETLASATGARNSAILERAGWWVAPGHNSVITDARGDDWIVYHAVDARRPRGKPTDDVNSRRVMLIDRLVYANGWPRVDRGPSATPRPRPAAR; from the coding sequence TTGCAGCGGTTTCAACCGCCGGTGCTGGCCCTCCTCGCCCTTGCCGCGTGCGCCACGCCCGCGCCGCGCGCTACGGATGCGGGGACGTACACCAACCCCGTGCTGGACGTGGACTTTCCCGATCCCACGGTGATCCGCGCGGCGGACGGGATGTACTACGCGTACGCCACGCAGGGGGAGCGCGACGGCACGCCCGTCAACATCCAGGTGGCGCGGTCCGGCGACCTGGTGGCGTGGGAGCGGCTGGGCGACGCGCTGCCGGCCAAGCCGCGCTGGGCGAGCGAGACGCAGGACTTCTGGGCGCCGCACGTCTCCGAACACGGCGGTACCTACTACCTGTACTACTCGGCCAAGCCGGACGCGGCGGTGCGCGACACCAGCCGCGGGTTGTGCCTGGCCGTGGCGACCGCCCGCCGCCCCGAGGGGCCGTTCGTGGACAAGGGGGAGCCGCTCCAGTGCGGGCGCAGCTTCATCAACATCGACCCGATGGCCTTCGACGATCCGGCCACCGGAAAGCGCCTGCTCTACTGGGGGAGCGGGTTCGGCCCGATCAAGGTGCAGGAGCTCGCCGCCGACCGCGTGTCGTTCGCGCCGGGGAGCAGCCCCGTGGAGCTGGTGCACACCGTGCCGACTTCCGACTCCACGGACTACCAGCGGCTCGTGGAAGGGGCGTGGGTGAGGTACCGCGCGCCCTTTTACTACCTGTTCTACTCCGGCGACAACTGCTGCGGCCCGCGCGCGCACTACGCCGCCATGGTCGCGCGCTCGCGCAGCGCCACCGGCCCGTTCGAGACGCTGGCGAGCGCCACGGGGGCACGCAACAGCGCGATCCTGGAGCGCGCCGGCTGGTGGGTGGCGCCGGGCCACAACTCCGTCATCACCGACGCCCGCGGCGACGACTGGATCGTCTACCACGCCGTCGATGCGCGGCGGCCCCGCGGCAAGCCCACCGACGACGTCAACTCGCGGCGGGTGATGCTGATCGACCGGCTGGTGTACGCCAACGGCTGGCCGCGCGTGGACCGCGGCCCCTCGGCCACGCCCCGGCCGCGGCCAGCGGCGCGCTAG
- a CDS encoding ABC transporter permease: MEHQGQMGGPALGVRAAEAGSQPPGAGSGIPARGTPALRAKAASLLQRQGAVVALVAVCVFGVIRYEPFASAENLLNVLRQNSMLGMVALGMTLVVLTGGIDLSVGAVLAVAGIVAATLSGQGTAVALAGGLAAGALLGTINGLLITRARIQPFIVTLAMMIAARGVALGVTGENSVRVDRAAQGFLWLGRGRLLGIPVPVVLAALAFLVGWVMLRYTRFGRYIYAAGDHQDAARLLGLKIDRVLIATYALSGLLAAMAGVVLAARLGAGQPVAGTGWELDAIAAVVVGGTLLSGGQGGVGSTVVGVLLLGVIFNLFNLEGTITPWWQGVLRGVFLLGVVVVQSRLQKRAVHG, from the coding sequence GTGGAACACCAGGGGCAGATGGGAGGCCCGGCGCTCGGCGTGCGGGCCGCGGAGGCGGGGAGCCAGCCGCCCGGCGCCGGGAGCGGCATCCCCGCGCGCGGGACTCCGGCGCTGCGCGCAAAGGCCGCCTCGCTCCTTCAGCGGCAGGGCGCGGTGGTGGCGCTGGTGGCGGTGTGCGTCTTCGGCGTCATCCGCTACGAGCCCTTCGCCTCCGCCGAGAACCTCCTCAACGTGCTGCGGCAGAACAGCATGCTGGGGATGGTGGCGCTGGGGATGACGCTGGTGGTGCTCACCGGAGGCATCGACCTCTCGGTGGGCGCCGTGCTCGCCGTGGCCGGGATCGTCGCGGCCACGCTCTCGGGCCAGGGGACGGCGGTGGCGCTGGCGGGCGGGCTGGCCGCCGGGGCGCTGCTGGGGACGATCAACGGCCTCCTCATCACGCGCGCGCGCATCCAGCCGTTCATCGTGACGCTCGCCATGATGATCGCGGCGCGCGGCGTGGCGCTGGGCGTCACCGGCGAGAACTCGGTGCGTGTGGACCGCGCGGCGCAGGGCTTCCTCTGGCTGGGGCGCGGCCGGCTGCTGGGGATTCCGGTGCCAGTGGTGCTCGCCGCGCTGGCGTTCCTCGTGGGATGGGTGATGCTGCGCTACACGCGCTTCGGCCGCTACATCTACGCCGCCGGCGACCACCAGGACGCCGCCCGGCTCCTCGGCCTCAAGATCGACCGCGTGCTGATCGCCACCTACGCGCTGAGCGGACTGCTTGCGGCGATGGCCGGCGTCGTCCTCGCCGCGCGCCTGGGCGCGGGGCAGCCCGTGGCCGGCACCGGCTGGGAGCTGGACGCCATCGCCGCAGTGGTGGTGGGCGGCACGCTTCTGAGCGGGGGACAGGGTGGCGTGGGCTCCACGGTGGTGGGCGTGCTGCTCCTGGGCGTCATCTTCAACCTGTTCAACCTGGAGGGCACCATCACCCCCTGGTGGCAGGGCGTGCTGCGCGGCGTCTTCCTGCTCGGCGTGGTGGTGGTGCAGAGCCGCCTTCAGAAGCGGGCGGTCCATGGTTGA
- a CDS encoding ABC transporter permease, which translates to MEASAAARPTQGAGTMGRWWSAMGPTGGAVIALVAIVAANAIFTPSFATAGNFWNVLFQLSVTLLVAVGMTLVIATGGIDLSVGSVMAISAAVAAVTLDRGIAVAVPTALIVAMAVGLLNGAFVSYFKVQAIVVTLATLLAGRGLAQIINRDGALIAIDNPNFLALGRGHIGPVPVQVLVAALVVALAVFVLRATPFGRYVLAAGGNPAAARLAGVPVSRTVVSVYVISGMLAGLAGLVQAARLGASAAARIGQNVELDAIAAVVVGGTLLSGGRATLLGTVVGALIMQVIATSFNMLLVPYAWALALKAFIILFAVYLQRPRRV; encoded by the coding sequence ATGGAGGCATCCGCAGCCGCGCGCCCCACCCAGGGCGCCGGGACGATGGGCCGCTGGTGGAGCGCGATGGGACCAACCGGAGGAGCGGTGATCGCGCTGGTCGCCATCGTGGCCGCCAACGCGATCTTCACCCCCAGCTTCGCCACGGCGGGAAACTTCTGGAACGTCCTGTTCCAGCTCTCCGTCACGCTGCTGGTGGCGGTGGGGATGACGCTGGTGATCGCCACCGGCGGCATCGACCTCTCCGTGGGCTCGGTGATGGCGATCTCGGCGGCGGTGGCGGCGGTCACGCTGGACCGGGGGATCGCCGTGGCCGTGCCGACTGCGCTGATCGTCGCGATGGCGGTGGGGCTGCTGAACGGCGCCTTCGTCTCGTACTTCAAGGTGCAGGCGATCGTGGTCACGCTGGCGACGCTGCTGGCGGGGCGCGGGCTGGCGCAGATCATCAACCGCGACGGCGCGCTGATCGCGATCGACAACCCGAACTTCCTGGCGCTGGGGCGCGGCCACATCGGGCCGGTGCCGGTGCAGGTGCTGGTTGCGGCGCTGGTGGTGGCGCTCGCCGTCTTCGTGCTGCGCGCCACTCCGTTCGGACGGTACGTGCTGGCGGCCGGCGGCAACCCGGCGGCGGCGCGGCTGGCCGGCGTCCCCGTGAGCCGCACAGTCGTCTCCGTCTACGTCATCAGCGGGATGCTGGCGGGGCTGGCGGGGCTGGTGCAGGCGGCGCGGCTCGGGGCGAGCGCCGCCGCGCGCATCGGCCAGAACGTGGAGCTGGACGCCATCGCCGCCGTGGTGGTGGGGGGCACGCTGCTGAGCGGCGGGCGCGCCACGCTGCTGGGCACGGTGGTGGGCGCGCTCATCATGCAGGTGATCGCCACCAGCTTCAACATGCTCCTGGTGCCCTACGCCTGGGCGCTCGCCTTAAAGGCGTTCATCATCCTCTTCGCCGTCTACCTCCAGCGACCGAGGCGCGTCTAG
- a CDS encoding sugar ABC transporter ATP-binding protein: MTEPAPEILRLEGIVKRFAGATALDGVDFTLRRGEVHALVGENGAGKSTLIKIMTGAYRRDGGQMWLEGEPVHFGSPADAQAAGVIAVHQEIHLLSFRTVAENVYLGREPRRWGFVDWGRMTTETGALLRRLGLDIDPGATLGALSTAQQQMVAIARGVSLGAKVLVLDEPTSSLAEREVAILYDLIRQLQAEGTAIVYISHRFDELYAVCDRVTVLRDGKLVGTHRLADLERLDLVCLMLGKPREALRQGTTAFTGHPVEASAAAPLLRTEGLRRGQKLRGVTLDVRKGEILGVAGLLGSGRTETARAIFGADPPQEGAMQMDGKRLDPRTPDDAIRAGIAFVSEDRKGEGIIPELSVRENLTLAALPTLTRAGVVDRAKQREIVDRFMRRLGIKATSADQKIRELSGGNQQKVLLARWLCMNPALLILDEPTRGIDIGAKAEIQALINELAGTGLGVLMISSELEELVEGSSRVVVLRDGQNVAELRGAEISQQSIIHAMAEGSAAAAPALES; encoded by the coding sequence ATGACCGAACCCGCCCCCGAAATCCTCCGCCTCGAAGGCATCGTCAAGCGCTTCGCGGGCGCAACGGCGCTCGACGGCGTGGACTTCACGCTGCGCAGGGGCGAGGTGCACGCGCTGGTGGGGGAGAACGGGGCGGGGAAGAGCACCCTCATCAAGATCATGACCGGCGCGTACCGCCGCGACGGCGGGCAGATGTGGCTGGAGGGCGAGCCCGTGCACTTCGGGTCGCCCGCCGACGCGCAGGCGGCCGGGGTGATCGCCGTGCACCAGGAGATCCACCTGCTCAGCTTCCGCACGGTCGCGGAGAACGTGTACCTGGGGCGCGAGCCGCGCAGATGGGGGTTCGTGGACTGGGGCCGCATGACCACGGAGACGGGCGCGCTCCTCCGCCGGCTGGGGCTGGACATCGACCCCGGCGCCACGCTCGGCGCGCTCAGCACCGCGCAGCAGCAGATGGTGGCGATCGCGCGGGGCGTGTCGCTGGGCGCAAAGGTGCTGGTGCTGGACGAGCCCACCAGCTCGCTGGCCGAGCGCGAAGTCGCCATCCTGTACGACCTCATCCGGCAGCTCCAGGCGGAAGGCACCGCCATCGTCTACATCAGCCACCGCTTCGACGAGCTGTACGCGGTCTGCGACCGGGTCACCGTGCTGCGCGACGGGAAGTTGGTCGGCACGCACCGCCTGGCCGATCTGGAGCGGCTCGACCTCGTCTGCCTGATGCTGGGGAAGCCGCGCGAGGCGCTGCGGCAGGGCACCACGGCATTCACGGGGCACCCGGTCGAAGCATCCGCCGCGGCGCCGCTGCTGCGCACAGAGGGGCTGCGGCGCGGGCAGAAGCTGCGCGGCGTGACGCTGGACGTGCGCAAGGGCGAGATCCTGGGGGTGGCCGGGCTGCTGGGCTCGGGACGCACCGAGACGGCGCGCGCCATCTTCGGCGCGGACCCGCCGCAGGAGGGCGCCATGCAGATGGACGGCAAGCGCCTCGACCCCCGCACCCCCGACGACGCCATCCGCGCCGGCATCGCCTTCGTCAGCGAGGACCGCAAGGGCGAAGGGATCATCCCCGAGCTCTCGGTGCGCGAGAACCTGACGCTGGCGGCGCTCCCCACCCTCACGCGGGCCGGCGTGGTGGACCGGGCGAAGCAGCGGGAGATCGTCGACCGCTTCATGCGGCGGCTGGGGATCAAGGCCACCAGCGCCGACCAGAAGATCCGCGAGCTCTCCGGCGGCAACCAGCAAAAGGTGCTGCTGGCCCGCTGGCTCTGCATGAACCCCGCGCTCCTCATCCTGGACGAGCCCACCCGCGGCATCGACATCGGCGCCAAGGCGGAGATCCAGGCGCTGATCAACGAGCTGGCCGGCACCGGGCTCGGCGTGCTGATGATCTCGTCGGAGCTGGAGGAGCTGGTGGAGGGGAGCTCGCGGGTGGTGGTGCTGCGCGACGGCCAGAACGTGGCCGAGCTGCGCGGCGCGGAGATCTCGCAGCAGTCGATCATCCACGCGATGGCCGAAGGAAGCGCGGCCGCCGCCCCCGCCCTGGAGAGCTGA